Sequence from the Pedobacter sp. D749 genome:
TTTCTACTTTATCGCCACGCACGTTTAGTGTTCCATCAAGGTTTTTGATTTCTACGTTTGACAGGTTCCTGTTGGCAAAAGCAAATTTTCCAACCTTAACCATCGGATCGAAATTAACGAGTGCGGCATTGTTCAGATTGAACACCACTTTCCCGTTTATTGATCGTGGAAGAATTTTTCCTGTGTGCGATATTTTTCCGGAAATGTTAGCCAACGCTGATAAATAACCTTTTAAATTTTTATTGGTAATGGTATTCTGTCCGAAATTGTCAAACGAATAAAAGAAATCTTTCACACTTACATGGCTGATCTTTGAGCTGATCTTAAAACTATTTGAAGCCGTTTCCTGCATAATATTTCCGTTTAGCGATAACTGACCGCCGGCATGTGCCACGCTTATTTTGTTGAAAAATATACCCCCTCCCCGCAAAGAAATGTCGGCATCAAGGTTTTTAGCCAGGAAATTATCATAAATGGCTTTATCAACCGTTAAACGGATATTCATTTTAGAAAGTTCCAGCACATTACTCAGCTCTTTGGAAACTACTTGTTTGTTTCCATTCGATTTTTTCTTTGCTGTTCTTGGTCCTAAGAAAGGTAAAAATTCTTTTAGGTAGAGTTGAGGACTCGACATTTTTAAGTTCACCAATATTTTTTCGGGAGCAGTATAATACAGGTTGGCAAAATTGGCGATGCTACAGCTTACATTAAGTTCGCTTTTGCCCAATTGGAAATGCCCGTTCTGGATCGATAAATCGTTCTGGTTAAAATTGATGTTTAAGGCACTCTTTACCAGGTGTAGCTTCCTGGGAATGTAAAGAATGTCTGCATCGGCAATCTGTATTTTACCCGAAACAACTGGCTTTGTAAACCTGAAGTTGTCAATATCAGCCTTGCAGTATAATCTTAAATTGGCTGTTCCGTTTTTAAATTCAAAATCGTTCGTACCTAATGAATTGTTTAAATTAGATAGGGGGAACTGCGAGGTTACCAATCCGGTGGCAATTGGACGGGCTAAATTATTTACCGTGAATGTATCGATCTTAAGCGGCGCATTAAAATATTTCGCAGTAAGCTTATGGAACTTGATAGATGAGTTTTCATCACCAATAATACCGCCAACGGTATCCTGGTTGGTAAAGGAACCATCGAAATTACAAGCCGTTAATTTACCTGCCGGAATAGAAACCACATTGTCTCTCACCGTTATGCCTACTTTAATCAACGGATCTCCATATTTGCCTGATCCGTCATCAACAATATTTCCCCTGATATTGATTGGTTTTTCTATCCCGAACTTTAAGAGTTTGGAAGAGATATTGGGCGATAGGAGTAAAGCAACATCTCTGAATAAAATATCATCTACAGCTACACTAATAGCAAAAGCAGATTTATCTAATTCTATTTTAGCACCGATTTTAAAAGGATGCCCACCAATTTTTAAGATTTCGGGATTTAGTATCACTGCGTCAAGATCCCGGCTGTAACGGGCGTTTAAGGTGCCTTCCAGGGTTTTATCTTTCAAAAAGCTACCTTTTCGTGTATTGAAAGCGAAACTGTTTACCTTAGTCGTTAACTTGATTTTACCTGTCCAGCCGCTATCAGGGTAGTCCATTCTGCCCTGGATCTGATCGATGTCGAAATTGAATAGCTTAAACCTTTTTTTATTGTCTAATATCAAGCTCACCTTGTTAAAATCAATCTTTTTAACTTCCAGTGCGGAGGATTTTGGCGATGATTTTTTATCAGTTTTAGGTTTACTTTTAAAAATACTGGTGTTGCTGTAGCCTGTAGAATCGGTGTAGATGTAAATAGATGCATTGTTAATGGCAATCTGTTTAATGTTGATATTGCCCACAATAAGCGAAAGTACATTTAGCGATACATCTATATCCTGCGCTTTTAAAAGATCGTGTTTATGTTGGTTCCATAGGCTATCTCTTAATAGAACGCCATTTAAGGATACCGAAACGCCCGGAAAGCTTTTTAGAAGCGTAGGTTCCATACTGGTGGCCGTAATCTGTCCGTTTAAATTTTTATTGAGTTGCGAGAGGATAGAAGCCAGCACTTCTTTCTTGTTGCGACTAATGTAAAACGCACCCGCCAGCCAGGTTAATATAATTAGTACAACTAAAACGGATAAGATTTTTAAAGAGATTTTAAGCCAGCGCTTCATACACATTATTTGATTTAACAATATAATGTTTTTTGTTCGCTAATTGTTTGGCTTACAGTAAAAAATAGCTGCAATAGCAACAGGTAGTCTGAATGAGTTAGCCTAAAAGAGATTCCAGGTCAGGATGGTACTGTGAAGTTAGGAAATGTGTAATCGTGAAATCAGCCAAACGGTGTTTATAAAAGGGATCCTCCATCAGGATTTTTTTCAATTCAGCCTCATCTTTAGCCAGGGCCAAAATGATTCCACCGGTTCGGGGCACCTTTCTGCCCGAAGCTACAAAAATGTTTTTTTTATAGTATTTCTTCAAATATTGTACATGCGCTTCCATATGCGCATCTAACTCGCCTAGCGGAACAATATATTTAAGATCTACGATGACACAGGCTTAAAGTAAATGTGCAAAAACGGAAGAATGCCAGCTGTTTTGAAAAGGAACTTCCCATTTAGATTCAAGCTCAGCCAGGTTTTGAACCATATTGTTAAATACAGTCGTTTCTGACGTTACCTGCTTTATATTTACCAGAGTTTCAAAATCTTCTTTGCTGTTAACCACAACTTCTCCATTTACTTTATAGGCAATGTTGAAACGGTTAAAAAGGTCTACATGATACTCCTGCTCAATTTCTTTAATTAAACGAACAGAGCTATCAATAGAGCAACCGGTAACACCAGCTTGACTTTCATCTACTGTTAAGATAATAAAAAAGCCATAGCGTATTTCTGCTTTTGCAAGCAATTCATTTCCATGCGCTTTCCACTGGTTAGTAAAAGCTGCCAATTTGTTTAAGATCTCAGTTTCTTCAGTAGAAGTAAATTTGCGATCGCTTTGGTATATCCAAACTCTTGATTGTGGAGAAAAACTCATATACAAATTTATGATTTTAATTAAATTGGTATGATTAAAACGCTAACCTGATGAAAAAGTTTACACTGTGCTTGAAAATATCCCTTCTTTCGGCTTTTTGTATGTCTTTATTTGCTTTTTCAGACCCCGAATCCATGCAGCAGTATGCTCTTTATCTTCATAAAACGCTTACCGATCATTATGACAGCAGCCAGGAAAGTGATCAGGTAAAACGTTATGAACTAAATGTTACTAACAATGGTTTTTGCCGTTACAAGCGGTATTTTAATAATGGTAAAACGGAGTATTTCGCATTTAAGTTATCGAAATTTAAAGATATGGACTATTATGGTACCACTACTTCGGGTAAATTATATATCCATACCAAGGGCGACGACGTAATTGTGCAGACCTATAAAGACAGGGGAGGCGATGTAGACTCAATGGCTACCCAGCTGGTTATTCCATTAAAAAATATGGAGGCTGAAGATTTAAATCTGATCCGCGATAATTTGAATAAAATTAATGCAGGAGTTTCAATTTCGCAGAAGCTATAGGTGAAGAAATTAACTTATTAAATAAGGGTATGATTTTTTGGAGCGCAATGTTATTCGCTTTTTTTAAGTTAGTCCTGCTCTTTGCTTTATCCCGATGAAATATCGGGGATGCCGCTCCGATCAGGGCTATTAACTTGGGCTTGCGGCAAGGAAACCTACATAGTAGTAGAAAAACGACTAAATTAAACCTGATCGAACGAATGCCATTTTTCATGGCAGAAGGTAGAGCAGGAAGAAATTAACCTATGGAATACTGCTATTGCTTTCCTAAAAATCATCCTGAAGGATAATTTATTTTATGAAAATGGATATAAATGACAGGAGAATTTTTAACGAACTGTAAGTTGCCAAGCTTCGTCATTGCGAGAAGGCTTTTTCAGCCGACGAAGCAATCTTACAACGATCGCTACTAGCGTGCGCATTAAGATTGCTTCGTTCCTCGCAATGACGATCTTTCTATTGAAATCTATCATTGATAGCTTGTAGAAGGATCTGTTTAATTACAGATTTAAGCGTTTCGACAGGCTCAACGTGAAAGATCAAATAGAAACGCTTATGATACTGCTTTTTATGAAGTGAATCTAAAACGATTGTTAAAGGCCGTTTGCCCTTGCTGTAATCTCAGCAATATCTAATACCTTAACTTCCTGTTCTTTATCTTTTAGTTTAATGCCATCGCTCAGCATTGTCATACAGAACGGGCAACCCGCTGCAATGAATTGTGGATTGGTTTCAAGTGCTTCATCAATACGTTCAACATTGATATCTTTATTTCCTTTTTCAGGTTCTTTAAACATCTGAGCGCCACCTGCACCGCAGCATAAACCATTGCTTTTGCAACGTTTCATTTCTACCAGTTGAGCATCTAAAACTTCTAATGCTTTTCTTGGAGCCTCATAAATTCCGTTTCCACGGCCTAAATAACAAGGATCGTGATAAGTGATTTTTTTACCTTTAAAACTTTCCCCGCCTTCAGCTTTTAACTTACCCTCGTTAATTAAATCCTGGATCAATTGCGTATGGTGGATGACTTCGTAAGTTCCACCCAGACCAGGATACTCATTTTTAATGGTATTAAAGCAATGTGGACAGCCGGTCACGATTTTTTTAATGTTATAAGCATTCAATACTTCAATATTGGTCATGGCCTGCATCTGGAAAAGGAACTCATTTCCTGCCCTTTTAGCAGGATCGCCAGTGCAGCTTTCTTCAGTTCCCAATACCGCATATTTTATACCTACATGATGCAAGATCTTGCAGATATCGCGCGTAATTTTCTGCGCTCTTTCATCGTAACTTCCGGCACAGCCCACCCAAAATAATATTTCCGGTTCTTCACCTGCGGCCACTAACTCGGCCATTGTAGGGACTTTAAATTCCATTTGTCTATTTTCTAGTATCGAGTATCAAGTATCGGGACCTGATGAAATTAATTATTTTAATTCAATGCCAACTGCTAACTTTCTTGTGCCCAGTTAAAACGATCGGCTGGAGAGTATTTCCATGGTGCCTGGTTATTCTCAATATTGCCCAACATTGCATTAATGCTTCCTGGTGCCTGTGATTCTTCCATCACCGCAAAACGGCGGAGTTCCATAATAATCTGTAATGGATCAATGTTTACCGGACACGCCTCTACGCAGGCGTTACAGCTGGTACAGGCCCAGATCTCTTCTCTGCTGATGTAATCGTCCAGTAATGATTTTCCATCCTGATGTTCTGCACCATGTTTATCAATATTCTGGCCCACTTCGGTAATGCGGTCGCGGGTGTCCATCATAATTTTCCGTGGCGATAAAAGTTTACCTGTAATATTTGCCGGGCATACAGAAGTACATCTTCCGCATTCGGTACAGGTATAGGCATTCATCAGGTTTACCCAGCTTAAGTCGGTTGCATCTTTTGCGCCAAATTTACCAGGTTCGGTTTCTGCCGGAACAAAAGAAGGGTCGAGCATTGCTTTTACCTCATTGGTAACCGAGGCCATATTGGTAAATTCGCCTTTAGGCTCCAGATTAGAAAAGTAGGTGTTTGGAAAGGCGAAAAGAATATGGAAATGTTTTGAATAAGGCAGGTAATTTAAAAAAGCCAGAATACCTATAATGTGGAACCACCAGCAGCTGCGCTCAACAATAACCAATGCATGTTCTGTTGAAGGCAGGATATTCATTAAATATTGGCTTACCGGAAATGCCCCCGCATTAATATAATGGCTGGCACCCAACAGCTGTAATTTTGCATCGGCTGCATTCATTAACAAGAAGGCACTCATTAATAAAATCTCGGTGATGAGAATGTAATTGGCATCTGATTTGGGCCAGCTTTTCATCTCTACGCCACTAAAGCGTTTAATTTTGAGAATGTTTCTGCGGACCAAGAAAATAGCACAGGATACCCAAACGGTAAAAGCCAGGATTTCAAAAGAACCGATCAGAAAGTTATATAAACCACCCAAACCATTAAAAATACGGTGTGTGCCGAATAAACCATCGATCATGATCTCCAATACTTCGATATTGATAATAACGAAGCCGATGTAAACAAAAAAGTGAAGGAAGGCAGGGATAGGACGAACAACCATTTTAGATTGCCCAAAAGCCACCCGAAGCATCGTCATTAATCTTTTTTGCGGCTGATCTTTTCGATCTACCGGTTTGCCTAAACGGATGTTGCGAATTATTTTACGCAGGTTAACTGTAAACAGCGCAATTGCTGCAAGTGTAAGTACTAGAAAAAGGATCTGTGCTACCATGCAAAATTAGATTGTTATGCTAAATTAGGATATTAATCTAAATAAATTACTATGCATGCATAAAAAAATTAATAAAATTGTTTGTTTGTACTCATTCTAAGCAAGTATTAAGGCCTTCATTAAGAATCGTGAAAAATTAATTAATTGATAATCAGTGTTGCAATGAAATAATCGAAAAAAAATTTTGCTTTTGAAAAAAGAACACTACATTTGCAATCCCAAACGGATGGTGCCATAGCTCAGTCGGTAGAGCAAAGGACTGAAAATCCTTGTGTCCCTGGTTCGAATCCAGGTGGCACCACTTCCAAAAGCCTTTCAGAAATGAGAGGCTTTTTTGGTTTTATGCCATTCTTATTGAATTGCCGTGGTTTATTTATTTGCAACAGATTAGCATAGTATTCTATTTGTTGACCACCTAAGCCACCTTAGATCATCTAAGTCTATACCATACTTTTAAGGTTGTTTTTGGTTTTCTTAATCATAGGCATTTTATATTCCACATAAATGTCAAGTATTTTAGCATTTTTACGCCATGCAGAAATCTACAGATGATATTATAACCCCGAGGCTAATCCTTCGTTTAATGAATAAGGAATTGATATCCTATTTCCTGGAAAATGATTTAGAAGGGGCAGCACTTTTAATGAAAGCTAATATTCCTGTAGAAATGTTGGATCATCCAGGTAGTTTGCGATATGGCTTAAAGCAATTTGAAGATTCAGATTATTTGCCATGGTCGGCAAGGGCAATTATATTAGCTGAAGAAGATCAAATGATAGGATTGGTGAGGTTCCATAGTAAGCCAAATCCTGAATATTTAAAAGAATATGCTACAAACGCAGTTGAATTAGGCTATCGCATTATTAAAGACTACCGGAAAAAGGGTTATGCAACAGAAGCTGCTACGGCTGTAATGAACTGGGCAAACATAAATTTTGGAGTTGAAAATTTTATAGCCAGTGTTTCGCCGGAAAATAAAGATTCGCTTAAACTTATTTCTAGCTTAGGATTTAAAAAGATTAGTGAGGTAATGGATGATATAGATGGCCTGGAGTATGTTTTTCTAAGGAATATTATTGACCATTTATAGGGACATGTTTTTTTGATCACCTAATTCACCTGAGTGCGTGATATAAAATAAAAATATTTTTTCAGTGCATCTTCTTGCTTATCAAAAAGATGAGGCTTTATGGTCCTGTTTTTATGAAAAAAACTGAAATCCTTTTTTGGAATTGAGAAAAAGAACACTACATTTGCAATCCAAAACGGATGGTGCCATAGCTCAGTCGGTAGAGCAAAGGACTGAAAATCCTTGTGTCCCTGGTTCGAATCCAGGTGGCACCACTTCCAAAAGCCTTTCAGAAATGAAAGGCTTTTTTGGTTTAATGTCATTTAGTAAAAAATTCCACGCAGCACAATTTTATTTATGCTTCATATTGACTTTTACAGGTGCTCATCCGAATTTTCGGCTATCTCTTTAACCTTAGCAAGTGCTTTAGGCCATGTTTTTTCGAAATAATCTCTCCATTCATTGTTAATGCCCATATCAATAACGAGTTCTGTCTTGCCATCTCTTTCATTG
This genomic interval carries:
- a CDS encoding AsmA family protein encodes the protein MKRWLKISLKILSVLVVLIILTWLAGAFYISRNKKEVLASILSQLNKNLNGQITATSMEPTLLKSFPGVSVSLNGVLLRDSLWNQHKHDLLKAQDIDVSLNVLSLIVGNINIKQIAINNASIYIYTDSTGYSNTSIFKSKPKTDKKSSPKSSALEVKKIDFNKVSLILDNKKRFKLFNFDIDQIQGRMDYPDSGWTGKIKLTTKVNSFAFNTRKGSFLKDKTLEGTLNARYSRDLDAVILNPEILKIGGHPFKIGAKIELDKSAFAISVAVDDILFRDVALLLSPNISSKLLKFGIEKPINIRGNIVDDGSGKYGDPLIKVGITVRDNVVSIPAGKLTACNFDGSFTNQDTVGGIIGDENSSIKFHKLTAKYFNAPLKIDTFTVNNLARPIATGLVTSQFPLSNLNNSLGTNDFEFKNGTANLRLYCKADIDNFRFTKPVVSGKIQIADADILYIPRKLHLVKSALNINFNQNDLSIQNGHFQLGKSELNVSCSIANFANLYYTAPEKILVNLKMSSPQLYLKEFLPFLGPRTAKKKSNGNKQVVSKELSNVLELSKMNIRLTVDKAIYDNFLAKNLDADISLRGGGIFFNKISVAHAGGQLSLNGNIMQETASNSFKISSKISHVSVKDFFYSFDNFGQNTITNKNLKGYLSALANISGKISHTGKILPRSINGKVVFNLNNAALVNFDPMVKVGKFAFANRNLSNVEIKNLDGTLNVRGDKVEISPMQVNSSALNFNVKGIYALGSGTNVEMDIPLRNPKGDENLTRSEKREARMRGIVLHLKAIDDEKGGIKIRWNKDHD
- a CDS encoding YciI family protein; the protein is MVDLKYIVPLGELDAHMEAHVQYLKKYYKKNIFVASGRKVPRTGGIILALAKDEAELKKILMEDPFYKHRLADFTITHFLTSQYHPDLESLLG
- a CDS encoding ABC transporter ATPase, translated to MSFSPQSRVWIYQSDRKFTSTEETEILNKLAAFTNQWKAHGNELLAKAEIRYGFFIILTVDESQAGVTGCSIDSSVRLIKEIEQEYHVDLFNRFNIAYKVNGEVVVNSKEDFETLVNIKQVTSETTVFNNMVQNLAELESKWEVPFQNSWHSSVFAHLL
- a CDS encoding (Fe-S)-binding protein codes for the protein MEFKVPTMAELVAAGEEPEILFWVGCAGSYDERAQKITRDICKILHHVGIKYAVLGTEESCTGDPAKRAGNEFLFQMQAMTNIEVLNAYNIKKIVTGCPHCFNTIKNEYPGLGGTYEVIHHTQLIQDLINEGKLKAEGGESFKGKKITYHDPCYLGRGNGIYEAPRKALEVLDAQLVEMKRCKSNGLCCGAGGAQMFKEPEKGNKDINVERIDEALETNPQFIAAGCPFCMTMLSDGIKLKDKEQEVKVLDIAEITARANGL
- a CDS encoding (Fe-S)-binding protein — its product is MVAQILFLVLTLAAIALFTVNLRKIIRNIRLGKPVDRKDQPQKRLMTMLRVAFGQSKMVVRPIPAFLHFFVYIGFVIINIEVLEIMIDGLFGTHRIFNGLGGLYNFLIGSFEILAFTVWVSCAIFLVRRNILKIKRFSGVEMKSWPKSDANYILITEILLMSAFLLMNAADAKLQLLGASHYINAGAFPVSQYLMNILPSTEHALVIVERSCWWFHIIGILAFLNYLPYSKHFHILFAFPNTYFSNLEPKGEFTNMASVTNEVKAMLDPSFVPAETEPGKFGAKDATDLSWVNLMNAYTCTECGRCTSVCPANITGKLLSPRKIMMDTRDRITEVGQNIDKHGAEHQDGKSLLDDYISREEIWACTSCNACVEACPVNIDPLQIIMELRRFAVMEESQAPGSINAMLGNIENNQAPWKYSPADRFNWAQES
- a CDS encoding GNAT family N-acetyltransferase, translating into MNKELISYFLENDLEGAALLMKANIPVEMLDHPGSLRYGLKQFEDSDYLPWSARAIILAEEDQMIGLVRFHSKPNPEYLKEYATNAVELGYRIIKDYRKKGYATEAATAVMNWANINFGVENFIASVSPENKDSLKLISSLGFKKISEVMDDIDGLEYVFLRNIIDHL